Genomic DNA from Frondihabitans sp. PAMC 28766:
TTGATGCCGTCGTTCTCGAACGGGTCGACGTCGAGCCCGGCCTGGCCGGCCCAGCCGACCCAGGCGCCGTCGTTGGCGCGCATGACCGGCTCGAGCGCCGTGACGAGGCCGCCCGGCGAGTGCTCCCACTTGATGTCGCCGTTCTCGTCGAGCGTGTGGTCGACCGGCAGACGGTTCGAGACGACGACGAAACCGTACTTCTCGGGCTCTGACTTCTCATTTTCAGACATGCTCGGGGCTTCTCCTGCGGTCTCCCGGGAATGACTCCCCCGGGATTCCGAGGGTATCAGCGGCGGCTTGCCAGCTTGTGAGAAGTGCGGCAGTGGCATCGGCTGCCCGCGTGAGCGCGGTTCCGTAGCTGCGCCCGTATCCGGCCGCGTGCACCGCGAGAGGATGCAACTGATGCAACGGCACGCGGTCCTTCCACCCGTCGCGAAGCGGCGCGGCCTGGTCGTAGGCGGCGACCACGTCGTCGAGAAACGGGCAGCCGAAGAGCGCCAGCATCGCGAGGTCGGTCTCGCGGTGCCCGCCATGCGCGGCGGGGTCGATCAGCACGACGCCGCCGGCCGAGAACAGCACGTTGCCGTTCCAGAGATCGCCGTGCAGGCGTGCGGGCGGTTCGTCGTCGTCGAAGGCTCCGGCGGTGATCGCGTCGCAGGTCTCTCGGATCCTGCGGTATTCGTCGTCGCTGACACTGCCTGCGTCGCGGGCGACGTCGAGGTAGGGCAGTACCCGCTGGGGTGCGTAGAAGGCGCCCCAGGATGCCACGGGCCGCGTCGACAGCGGCCGCTT
This window encodes:
- a CDS encoding fructosamine kinase family protein, which translates into the protein MTAFVKTRLDAPRGFFEAEAAGLRWLGEASARGGADVVGVQSVQAGRIELDEVHEARPTVEGARAFGLALAATHGAGADAFGASPAGYDGPCFIGKRPLSTRPVASWGAFYAPQRVLPYLDVARDAGSVSDDEYRRIRETCDAITAGAFDDDEPPARLHGDLWNGNVLFSAGGVVLIDPAAHGGHRETDLAMLALFGCPFLDDVVAAYDQAAPLRDGWKDRVPLHQLHPLAVHAAGYGRSYGTALTRAADATAALLTSWQAAADTLGIPGESFPGDRRRSPEHV